The following are from one region of the Nostoc cf. commune SO-36 genome:
- a CDS encoding mechanosensitive ion channel family protein, translated as MNNILIILGEVLLLIIIFLLLNWLIGIIFKQVAKVSWFQDRTANITFLRRSISKILILICVIMCVAVVGVNGMVIYRGGNIQEFQLNLIRSLPTQFWINIFTASLKSVSLLLLVKFSIPPLKRGIDWVCDYAKQVDQIKANDDSIEAFFKVLKRIIVHTLWISSFIICAKFLYIPEVVPKYLYIALKIYITITIGLLIVKAVATIVDTLDALSLKYSNSDNLLRLYERLRHLIPLFKKSLEYILYVGIVNLVVPEIEPIAWISAYTPRIVQIIGVYLISNVFIEVVYFTLDEFYLKTTDLNDSQQQKRLTLIPLMRSFAKYFVYFTAGVTILKLIGIDPAPILAGAGIVGIAVGLGAQNLINDVVCGFLILFENYYLVGDYVEAGKVEERNIEGIVEAIELRTTHVRHPDGQLQIVRNGDIGSIINYSKQYIYARVEVSVSYNSNLDHVYRVVEKVGQQLKADEQDVLEPTRVAGLEHFGENNLLLLTLTKVKPGKHLHIQRVLRKILKDTFSQEEIEICGFSKN; from the coding sequence ATGAATAATATACTAATTATCCTGGGCGAAGTCCTACTTTTAATAATCATTTTTTTGCTGTTGAACTGGCTAATTGGCATAATCTTCAAGCAAGTCGCTAAAGTTTCTTGGTTTCAAGATAGAACTGCAAATATCACTTTTCTACGCCGCAGCATCAGCAAAATTTTAATTTTAATTTGTGTGATTATGTGTGTGGCGGTGGTTGGTGTGAATGGGATGGTGATTTATCGAGGTGGAAACATTCAGGAATTTCAACTTAATCTAATTCGTAGTCTTCCTACCCAATTTTGGATCAATATTTTTACGGCAAGCTTGAAAAGCGTGAGTTTGCTATTGCTAGTTAAATTTAGCATTCCACCGTTAAAGCGGGGTATAGATTGGGTCTGCGATTACGCGAAGCAAGTCGATCAAATAAAAGCTAATGATGATAGTATTGAGGCTTTCTTTAAAGTATTAAAAAGAATTATTGTTCATACCCTTTGGATATCTTCTTTTATCATCTGTGCTAAGTTTCTCTACATCCCAGAAGTCGTTCCCAAATATCTTTACATAGCTTTAAAAATATACATTACAATCACAATCGGTTTACTCATTGTTAAAGCTGTTGCTACCATTGTTGATACTCTCGATGCACTGAGTCTTAAATACTCCAATTCTGACAATCTCCTGCGTTTATACGAGCGTTTACGCCACTTAATTCCCCTCTTCAAAAAATCTTTGGAATACATCCTCTATGTTGGCATAGTAAATCTTGTTGTTCCAGAAATAGAACCTATCGCTTGGATAAGTGCTTATACCCCCAGAATTGTGCAGATTATTGGGGTTTATCTTATTAGCAATGTTTTTATTGAAGTCGTTTATTTTACTCTGGATGAGTTCTACTTAAAAACTACAGATTTAAATGATTCACAGCAACAGAAACGGCTGACACTGATTCCCTTAATGCGGAGTTTCGCCAAATATTTCGTTTACTTTACTGCTGGAGTAACTATACTCAAACTGATTGGTATTGATCCTGCACCGATCTTAGCAGGTGCAGGAATTGTGGGTATAGCAGTTGGTCTTGGGGCGCAAAACCTGATTAATGATGTTGTTTGTGGATTTTTGATTTTGTTTGAAAACTATTACTTGGTTGGTGATTATGTCGAAGCCGGGAAAGTTGAAGAGAGAAATATTGAGGGAATTGTAGAGGCGATTGAACTGCGAACCACTCACGTCCGCCATCCTGATGGTCAATTGCAGATAGTTCGTAATGGTGATATCGGATCAATTATTAACTACTCTAAGCAGTATATATATGCCAGGGTAGAAGTTAGCGTTTCATATAACTCAAATTTAGATCATGTGTATAGAGTAGTTGAGAAGGTAGGACAGCAGTTAAAAGCAGATGAACAGGATGTTCTAGAACCTACCCGCGTAGCTGGACTAGAACACTTTGGTGAGAATAATCTATTGCTGCTGACGCTGACAAAAGTCAAGCCTGGAAAACACCTTCATATTCAGCGTGTTCTCCGCAAGATATTAAAGGATACTTTTAGTCAAGAAGAAATTGAAATTTGTGGTTTTTCTAAGAATTAA
- a CDS encoding tellurite resistance TerB family protein, translating into MSNVQEVLPASEFLKQNLGISAIPTEAYLNYGYALLAIAGADGEVSEAEFNWLVNHQRLAGAPEEVIAKYKAFDYKNSDLETLLSKITVDVPTWSKSRSLLYHAIQMARVDHYATEEREAVKKAAKLLKVEDDIALALERLIETEEAVTALRKALLQTEVLA; encoded by the coding sequence ATGAGCAATGTTCAAGAAGTACTACCAGCTTCAGAGTTTCTGAAACAGAACTTAGGTATTTCTGCAATTCCTACTGAAGCATATCTAAACTATGGATATGCATTGCTTGCTATTGCTGGAGCAGACGGAGAGGTTTCAGAAGCCGAATTTAACTGGTTAGTAAATCATCAACGCTTGGCTGGCGCTCCTGAAGAAGTAATAGCGAAATACAAAGCATTTGACTATAAAAATTCTGACTTAGAAACTCTGCTGAGTAAGATTACAGTTGATGTTCCTACTTGGTCGAAATCAAGGTCATTACTGTATCATGCAATTCAAATGGCTCGTGTTGACCATTATGCAACTGAAGAGCGAGAAGCTGTAAAAAAAGCAGCTAAACTGTTAAAGGTTGAAGATGATATTGCACTTGCTCTTGAGAGGTTGATAGAGACAGAAGAAGCAGTAACAGCATTACGCAAGGCGCTACTACAGACTGAGGTTTTAGCATAA
- the thrS gene encoding threonine--tRNA ligase, which yields MVQQPMSPNSSNQSQQPEQVEKIYLPRTSESENLKKIRHTASHIMAMAVQKLFPKAQVTIGPWIENGFYYDFDSPEPFSENDLKAIKKEMVKIINRKLAVIREEVSREEAESRIQAINEPYKLEILSDIKEEPITIYHLGDEWWDLCAGPHLENTSELNPKAIELESVAGAYWRGDETKAQLQRIYATAWESPEQLAEYKRRKEEALRRDHRKLGKELGLFIFSDLVGPGLPLWTPKGTLLRSTLEDFLKQEQLKRGYLSVVTPHIARVDLFKTSGHWQKYKEDMFPLMADDQEAAAQEQGFVMKPMNCPFHIQIYKSELRSYRELPMRLAEFGTVYRYEQSGELGGLTRVRGFTVDDSHLFVTPEQLDSEFLSVVDLILSVFNSLQLKNFKARLSFRDPASDKYIGSDEVWDKAEGAIRRAVETLGMEHFEGIGEAAFYGPKLDFIFSDALEREWQLGTVQVDYNLPERFDLEYVAEDGVRKRPVMIHRAPFGSLERLIGILIEEYAGDFPLWLAPVQARLLPVGDTQLDFAKDVVAKMRALGIRAEVDTSGDRLGKQIRNAEKEKIPVMAVIGAKEVETNTLSIRTRASGELGVIPVDEVVDKMKDAIAKFENF from the coding sequence ATGGTTCAGCAGCCAATGTCGCCAAATTCATCAAATCAGTCACAACAGCCAGAACAAGTTGAAAAAATTTATTTACCGCGTACCAGCGAATCGGAGAACTTAAAAAAGATTCGCCACACTGCTTCCCATATAATGGCAATGGCAGTACAAAAGCTGTTTCCCAAGGCACAAGTTACAATCGGCCCTTGGATTGAAAACGGTTTTTACTATGACTTTGACAGTCCAGAACCATTTAGCGAAAATGATCTCAAAGCCATCAAGAAAGAGATGGTAAAGATTATCAATCGCAAGTTGGCGGTTATTCGAGAAGAAGTCAGCCGCGAAGAAGCCGAAAGCCGGATTCAGGCAATTAACGAACCTTACAAGCTAGAAATCCTGTCAGATATTAAAGAGGAACCAATCACGATTTACCACCTGGGGGATGAATGGTGGGATTTGTGTGCCGGGCCTCATCTGGAAAATACCAGTGAATTAAACCCTAAAGCAATTGAACTAGAAAGCGTTGCTGGGGCTTATTGGCGTGGAGATGAAACTAAAGCTCAATTACAACGCATCTACGCCACCGCTTGGGAAAGCCCAGAACAACTCGCTGAATATAAGCGACGCAAAGAAGAAGCACTGCGGCGAGATCACCGGAAACTGGGTAAGGAACTGGGATTATTTATATTTTCTGATCTTGTAGGGCCAGGTTTACCTTTGTGGACACCCAAAGGCACTCTGTTACGGAGTACTTTAGAAGACTTCCTCAAGCAAGAACAATTAAAACGGGGTTATTTATCTGTAGTAACGCCTCACATTGCCAGAGTAGATTTATTTAAAACCTCTGGACATTGGCAGAAATATAAAGAAGATATGTTCCCTTTAATGGCAGACGATCAGGAAGCTGCTGCACAGGAACAGGGCTTTGTCATGAAGCCGATGAACTGCCCTTTTCACATCCAAATATATAAGAGTGAGTTACGCTCTTATCGAGAACTACCGATGCGCTTGGCGGAATTCGGTACTGTTTACCGTTATGAACAATCAGGGGAATTGGGCGGTTTAACGCGGGTACGCGGTTTTACTGTAGATGATTCTCACCTATTCGTCACCCCAGAACAGCTAGATAGTGAATTCCTCAGTGTGGTGGATTTGATTTTGTCGGTGTTTAATAGTCTGCAACTGAAGAACTTTAAAGCTAGGTTGAGTTTCCGCGATCCAGCTAGTGATAAGTACATTGGTTCAGATGAAGTTTGGGACAAAGCCGAAGGTGCAATTCGCCGTGCGGTTGAAACCTTGGGGATGGAACACTTTGAAGGTATTGGAGAAGCGGCTTTTTATGGGCCAAAACTTGACTTTATCTTTAGTGATGCCTTAGAACGGGAATGGCAATTAGGAACTGTGCAGGTAGATTACAACTTGCCAGAACGCTTTGATTTAGAGTACGTTGCCGAAGATGGTGTTCGCAAACGTCCAGTAATGATTCACCGTGCGCCTTTTGGTTCACTGGAACGATTAATTGGGATCTTAATTGAAGAATATGCAGGCGATTTCCCTTTGTGGTTAGCGCCAGTGCAAGCTAGATTACTGCCAGTGGGTGACACACAGCTAGACTTTGCTAAAGATGTGGTGGCGAAGATGCGTGCATTGGGCATCCGTGCAGAAGTTGATACTAGTGGCGATCGCTTGGGTAAACAGATTCGCAATGCAGAGAAAGAAAAAATACCCGTGATGGCTGTGATAGGAGCAAAGGAAGTGGAAACCAACACCTTGAGTATCCGTACCCGCGCCTCTGGGGAATTGGGAGTTATCCCTGTAGATGAGGTGGTGGATAAAATGAAGGATGCGATCGCTAAGTTCGAGAATTTCTAA
- a CDS encoding DUF2605 domain-containing protein, which produces MPDSNLPGTELLKTVLEPLLEDFQHWFTRSRHLLETEQLSFMSHQEQSDLLLRVKQAQKELNTAKMLFAATDKQVGIDMATLMPWHQLVTECWNVAMRFRQGREI; this is translated from the coding sequence ATGCCAGACTCAAATTTACCAGGGACTGAGTTGCTGAAAACAGTTTTAGAACCTCTGCTAGAGGATTTTCAGCATTGGTTTACGCGATCGCGCCATTTACTCGAAACTGAGCAACTATCGTTTATGAGTCATCAAGAGCAATCTGACTTACTCTTGCGGGTTAAGCAAGCTCAGAAGGAACTAAATACGGCAAAAATGCTCTTTGCTGCTACTGATAAACAAGTTGGGATTGATATGGCAACGTTAATGCCTTGGCATCAATTAGTAACAGAATGCTGGAATGTCGCAATGCGCTTTCGTCAAGGGCGTGAGATATAA
- a CDS encoding DUF2973 domain-containing protein, translating to MLHLLYILAFTILAFIAVGNLIRNLIMFSFDRDRTYPTNSSPINNQGNYGYYSSKKQFVPHPELLDSAGNLIKEPLLVMRSINVEDARQHLDALYEASPGNKRDNSEEA from the coding sequence ATGTTACATCTTCTTTACATTCTTGCTTTTACAATCCTTGCATTTATAGCTGTTGGCAACTTAATTCGTAACTTGATCATGTTCAGTTTTGATCGCGATCGAACTTATCCGACGAATTCCTCGCCTATAAATAATCAGGGTAACTATGGTTATTATTCATCAAAAAAACAGTTTGTACCCCATCCTGAGTTATTAGATAGCGCAGGCAATTTAATTAAAGAGCCGCTTTTGGTAATGCGTTCAATCAACGTTGAAGATGCGCGTCAACATCTCGATGCACTTTACGAAGCATCCCCAGGAAATAAGAGAGATAATTCTGAGGAAGCATAA
- a CDS encoding DICT sensory domain-containing protein produces the protein MSISTSVLSDLLKSLPYLRPQLYFKASLTALSHAMEDQVLAATLAQPLVIASFQRERFYRQEAHRYLRLALRSNQIYVLSAPETDFTNSSEHYEKVAFEPDDGLSQEWHLVVIADNYATCLVCRENLGSIAKNKEVPELNPNLDIDTARRFEGVWTSERGVSLKAAELLLDRILVYRPELASKIQQARQRFGIGEPRNNSGVEQVNEYACDIDTDPFVQRLVTYLQASQYKLHKAYRSIAVQARKERLVNSISTAIRRSLDPHEVLQVAAQELGQHLKACRCLIYRAQATDNQAIIEHEFLTPGVLSVSGQTWELEKNSLFRHIVEQAEGVCVSDTLSDPRVTKSPGLSMIAKKFAIRSWLMEPVFYQGRLLGIVELHYCQMPPHECQPGELDLVEAIATQVGAALIQAEAYANLEELNQQLEALDRTRSNLIAITGHELRTPLSTIQVCLESLATEPDMPLELQQIMLNTALSDSERMRKLVQDFLTLSNLESGRVEWHPESLSLQECVDLALSRNRTRSSTEKPPQIKTQIAEGLPLIRADGDWLVEVLAKLMDNAFKFTPPQGEITIKAIYNSRQMVEVTVADTGRGIEPNRLEIVFDRFYQEEGALRRTTGGTGLGLAICRQIVNGWGGEIWAKSTGKDQGSQFHFTIPIVQNTQEEKRTKVKSR, from the coding sequence ATGAGCATTTCGACTTCTGTGCTGAGTGATCTGCTAAAGTCCCTACCGTACTTGCGGCCCCAGCTATATTTTAAAGCTTCACTAACGGCGCTCTCCCATGCGATGGAAGATCAAGTTTTGGCTGCGACTTTAGCCCAACCCCTTGTAATTGCTAGTTTCCAGCGAGAGCGATTCTACCGCCAAGAAGCTCATCGCTACCTGCGACTTGCTTTGCGGAGTAATCAGATATATGTATTATCTGCTCCAGAAACCGATTTCACCAACAGTTCGGAACACTACGAAAAGGTAGCTTTTGAGCCAGATGATGGTTTAAGTCAAGAGTGGCATTTGGTCGTGATTGCTGACAATTATGCTACTTGTCTGGTTTGTCGGGAAAACCTTGGTTCTATTGCCAAAAACAAGGAAGTCCCGGAACTAAACCCTAATCTGGATATAGACACAGCGCGAAGATTTGAGGGAGTTTGGACATCGGAAAGGGGAGTTAGCCTCAAAGCAGCCGAATTGCTGTTAGACAGAATTTTGGTTTACAGACCAGAACTAGCAAGTAAAATTCAACAAGCGCGTCAAAGGTTTGGCATAGGAGAGCCACGAAACAATTCTGGAGTAGAACAGGTAAACGAATATGCTTGTGACATTGATACAGATCCCTTTGTGCAGCGCTTAGTAACTTATTTGCAAGCTAGTCAATACAAATTGCACAAAGCCTACCGTTCCATTGCTGTTCAGGCGCGGAAAGAACGATTAGTCAACTCTATTAGCACTGCCATTCGGCGATCGCTCGATCCTCACGAAGTTCTCCAAGTGGCGGCACAAGAATTAGGACAACACCTAAAAGCTTGTCGCTGTTTAATTTACCGCGCTCAAGCTACAGATAACCAAGCCATAATTGAACACGAGTTTTTGACTCCCGGTGTTCTATCTGTTAGTGGACAAACCTGGGAGTTAGAAAAAAATTCCCTATTTCGGCACATAGTGGAACAAGCTGAAGGTGTTTGTGTGAGCGATACCCTGAGTGACCCTCGTGTTACCAAATCGCCAGGACTTTCGATGATCGCCAAAAAGTTTGCCATTCGTTCTTGGCTGATGGAACCAGTCTTTTATCAGGGGCGATTATTGGGCATTGTGGAGTTACACTATTGCCAGATGCCACCGCACGAGTGCCAACCTGGGGAATTGGATTTAGTAGAAGCGATCGCTACCCAAGTGGGAGCCGCTCTCATCCAAGCCGAGGCTTACGCTAACCTAGAAGAACTGAACCAGCAGCTAGAAGCCCTAGACCGCACCCGCAGCAACCTGATAGCCATCACCGGACATGAACTGCGTACCCCCCTATCCACCATTCAAGTCTGCTTAGAAAGTCTCGCTACTGAACCGGATATGCCCTTAGAGTTGCAGCAAATCATGCTCAACACTGCTCTTTCCGACTCAGAGCGGATGCGGAAACTGGTACAAGATTTCCTCACACTTTCCAACTTAGAAAGTGGTCGAGTGGAATGGCATCCAGAATCCCTCAGCTTACAAGAGTGTGTGGATTTAGCACTCAGCCGAAATCGCACGCGTTCCTCAACGGAAAAGCCGCCGCAAATCAAGACTCAAATTGCCGAAGGACTACCCCTGATTAGAGCTGATGGTGATTGGCTAGTCGAGGTACTGGCAAAACTCATGGACAATGCTTTTAAATTTACGCCACCCCAAGGAGAAATCACCATTAAAGCGATTTACAACAGCCGTCAAATGGTTGAGGTGACTGTGGCTGATACTGGACGAGGCATTGAACCAAATCGTTTAGAAATAGTTTTTGACCGCTTTTATCAAGAAGAAGGAGCGCTGCGCCGCACCACTGGCGGGACTGGACTTGGTTTAGCAATTTGCCGTCAAATTGTTAATGGCTGGGGTGGGGAAATTTGGGCAAAGTCAACTGGCAAAGACCAGGGTAGTCAATTTCACTTCACCATCCCGATTGTTCAGAACACCCAGGAAGAAAAGCGGACAAAAGTTAAGAGTAGATAG
- a CDS encoding photosystem I reaction center subunit II PsaD, whose translation MAETLSGQTPLFAGSTGGLLTKAAVEEKYAITWTSPKEQVFELPTGGAATMRQGENLLYIARKEYGIFLGGQQLRKLKITDYKVYRILPNGETTLLHPADGVFPEKVNPGRDKVRYVDRRIGQNPSPSKVKFSGVTTYDAP comes from the coding sequence ATGGCAGAAACACTCTCTGGACAAACCCCGCTATTTGCTGGCAGCACTGGTGGCTTGCTGACAAAAGCAGCAGTTGAAGAAAAGTACGCTATTACTTGGACTAGCCCGAAAGAGCAAGTTTTTGAATTGCCTACAGGTGGTGCTGCTACTATGCGGCAAGGTGAAAACCTGCTGTATATAGCTCGTAAAGAATATGGCATCTTTTTGGGCGGTCAACAACTCCGGAAACTCAAAATCACAGATTATAAAGTTTACCGGATTTTACCCAACGGAGAAACTACTTTACTTCACCCAGCTGATGGTGTCTTCCCCGAAAAGGTGAACCCAGGTCGTGACAAAGTGCGTTATGTAGACCGTCGTATCGGACAAAACCCCAGTCCCTCTAAAGTTAAATTTAGCGGTGTTACTACCTACGACGCTCCGTAA
- the trpE gene encoding anthranilate synthase component I produces the protein MMFPDFSQFCTLAQQGNFIPVYQEWVADLDTPVSAWYKVCAGQPYSFLLESIEGGEKLGRYSLVGCDPVWVLEARGDRTTQKNRDGSQVVFPGDPFTALAECLAPYHPVKLPELPPGIGGLFGFWGYELIHWIEPRVPIYPPDERNIPDGLWMQVDHLLIFDQVKRKIWAIAYADLRDPKVDLKAAYQQACDRVTQMLEKLSLPLSPEKTRLEWKPPGSRGVEEQGSKAAEEYQSNFTRPDFCASVQKAKDHIKAGDIFQVVISQRLSTTYTGDPFALYRSLRQINPSPYMAYFNFQDWQIIGSSPEVMVKAETDADGGVIATVRPIAGTRPRGKTTKEDAAFAEDLLQDPKEIAEHVMLVDLGRNDSGRVCQSGSVKVDELMVVERYSHVMHIVSNVVGKLALGKTAWDLLKASFPAGTVSGAPKIKAMEIIYELESSRRGVYSGVYGYYDFEGQLNTAIAIRTMVVHDNTVSVQAGAGLVADSEPEKEYEETLNKARGMLEAIRCLR, from the coding sequence ATGATGTTTCCGGATTTCTCCCAGTTTTGCACCCTAGCGCAACAAGGCAACTTCATCCCAGTATATCAAGAATGGGTGGCAGACCTAGATACGCCCGTATCTGCTTGGTATAAAGTCTGTGCAGGTCAGCCCTATAGCTTTTTGTTGGAATCGATCGAAGGTGGGGAAAAACTGGGACGCTATAGTTTAGTGGGTTGCGATCCGGTGTGGGTTTTAGAAGCAAGGGGCGATCGCACAACCCAGAAAAACCGTGATGGTTCGCAGGTCGTTTTTCCAGGCGACCCTTTTACAGCTTTAGCCGAATGTTTAGCACCTTATCACCCAGTGAAGTTACCAGAGCTACCACCAGGAATTGGCGGTTTGTTTGGGTTTTGGGGCTATGAATTAATTCACTGGATAGAACCGCGTGTGCCTATTTATCCACCAGATGAGCGAAATATCCCTGATGGATTATGGATGCAGGTAGACCACCTGTTAATTTTTGACCAAGTGAAGCGGAAAATTTGGGCGATCGCTTATGCTGATTTACGTGACCCAAAAGTAGATTTGAAAGCAGCATATCAACAAGCGTGCGATCGCGTTACCCAAATGCTCGAAAAGCTATCTTTACCCCTATCGCCAGAAAAAACTCGATTGGAATGGAAACCCCCGGGGAGCAGAGGAGTAGAAGAGCAAGGGAGCAAAGCAGCAGAGGAGTATCAGAGTAACTTTACCCGCCCTGATTTTTGTGCCAGCGTCCAAAAGGCCAAAGACCATATTAAAGCAGGCGATATTTTTCAAGTAGTAATTTCTCAGCGACTATCAACAACATACACAGGCGACCCCTTTGCCCTTTACCGCTCCCTACGTCAGATAAATCCTTCGCCTTACATGGCTTACTTTAACTTTCAAGATTGGCAAATCATCGGTTCCAGTCCTGAAGTAATGGTGAAAGCCGAAACTGATGCAGATGGTGGAGTGATAGCAACGGTACGGCCAATTGCCGGGACACGTCCAAGAGGTAAAACCACCAAAGAAGATGCAGCCTTCGCTGAAGATTTACTGCAAGATCCCAAAGAGATTGCCGAACACGTCATGCTGGTAGATTTAGGGCGGAATGATTCGGGGCGTGTTTGTCAAAGTGGTAGCGTCAAAGTTGATGAATTAATGGTGGTTGAACGCTACTCCCATGTGATGCACATTGTTAGCAATGTTGTGGGTAAATTAGCGCTTGGTAAAACAGCATGGGATTTACTGAAAGCTTCCTTTCCAGCAGGTACGGTAAGCGGCGCACCCAAGATTAAGGCTATGGAAATTATCTACGAGTTAGAGTCTAGTCGTCGGGGTGTTTATTCTGGTGTATATGGATATTATGATTTTGAAGGACAATTAAATACTGCGATCGCAATTCGCACAATGGTAGTCCATGATAATACGGTAAGCGTGCAAGCAGGCGCAGGTTTAGTGGCTGATTCTGAGCCAGAAAAAGAATACGAAGAGACGCTAAATAAAGCTAGAGGTATGTTAGAAGCGATTCGTTGTTTGCGTTGA